One segment of Manihot esculenta cultivar AM560-2 chromosome 4, M.esculenta_v8, whole genome shotgun sequence DNA contains the following:
- the LOC110613568 gene encoding protein FAR1-RELATED SEQUENCE 3 isoform X1, with protein MDSQSGHGFGSDESDLDMQAEAYECGSIDDELPNNLDFCTSEDDSISEQSVGLPINSEGLEPYVGMEFKSRDEAREFYISYGRRTGFTVRIHHNRRSRVNNQVIGQDFVCSKEGFRAKKYVYRKDRVLPPPPVTREGCQAMIRLALRDGVKWVVTKFVKEHTHKLMSPNKVPWRGSGKHLISEDEKDKRIRELSLELYNERQKCKRRCAAYEEQLNMILKDLEQHTEHVSKKVADVVQSIREIEEEQTDDSDDG; from the exons ATGgatagtcaatctggtcatggctttggctcagatgaaagtgatcTAGATATGCAAGCTGAAGCCTATGAGTGTGGGAGTATAGACGATGAGCTCCCAAATAACTTGGATTTCTGCACAAGCGAAGATGACAGCATATCGGAACAATCTGTTGGATTACCTATAAATTCTGAAGGTTTAGAGCCATATGTAGGCATGGAGTTCAAATCAAGGGATGAAGCCAGAGAATTTTATATTTCCTATGGCAGACGTACTGGTTTCACTGTACGTATACACCATAATCGTCGTTCTCGAGTTAACAATCAAGTTATTGGTCAAGATTTTGTTTGTTCAAAGGAAGGTTTCCGTGCCAAGAAGTATGTATACAGAAAAGACAGAGTTCTTCCCCCACCGCCAGTCACCAGGGAGGGCTGTCAAGCAATGATAAGGCTTGCTTTGAGGGATGGGGTTAAGTGGGTGGTTACCAAATTTGTTAAAGAGCATACTCATAAACTAATGAGTCCCAATAAAGTTCCATGGAGGGGTTCCGGAAAGCACTTAATTAGTGAG GATGAGAAGGATAAGAGAATCCGTGAACTATCCCTAGAGTTGTACAATGAGAGACAAAAGTGTAAACGACGTTGTGCTGCTTATGAAGAACAGTTAAATATGATTCTAAAAGATCTGGAACAACACACAGAACACGTTTCTAAGAAAGTTGCTGATGTTGTACAGAGCATCAGAGAAATTGAGGAGGAACAAACTGATGACTCTGACGATGGATGA
- the LOC110613070 gene encoding protein FAR1-RELATED SEQUENCE 5, whose translation MVRSAIVSILLGLLDRVPFIGDVMTSIPDRHEFLDSDGGLDDETLETCEHEDTEDGLLLNCNLQHGAKTSPESSIEYISANNVEPYNGMTFSSLDDARDFYYEYAKRTGFTIRTNRIRHSLKNMAVIGRDFVCSREGFRAAKHALRKDRILPPRPITREGCKAMIRLAARDGGVWVVTKFVREHNHKLMNHCNFPGELPTINILSEEEKDKKIQDLYDELQRERERSATIQHQLHRILKDIEEHAEFMSIRVEDIINNLKEIELGNL comes from the exons ATGGTTAGGAGTGCAATTGTATCAATTCTGTTAGGCCTATTGGACAGAGTTCCCTTTATAGGGGACGTAATGACTAGCATTCCTGACAGACATGAATTTCTAGATAGTGATGGAGGCTTAGATGATGAAACCCTTGAAACTTGTGAGCATGAAGACACGGAAGATGGGCTGTTACTGAACTGCAATTTGCAACATGGTGCAAAAACTTCACCAGAATCATCAATAGAATATATAAGTGCTAACAATGTAGAACCATATAATGGGATGACTTTCTCGTCATTAGATGATGCAAGAGATTTCTATTATGAATATGCCAAGCGGACAGGTTTCACTATTCGAACAAATCGGATTAGACATTCGCTAAAGAACATGGCAGTCATAGGACGAGACTTTGTTTGTTCTAGAGAAGGTTTTCGTGCTGCAAAGCATGCACTGAGAAAAGATAGAATTCTTCCTCCTCGGCCTATTACTAGAGAAGGATGCAAAGCCATGATAAGGTTGGCTGCAAGAGATGGTGGAGTATGGGTAGTTACCAAATTTGTGCGAGAGCACAACCACAAACTCATGAACCACTGTAATTTTCCCGGAGAATTGCCAACCATAAATATACTCAGCGAG GAAGAGAAGGATAAGAAAATCCAGGATCTATATGATGAGCTGCAGCGTGAAAGAGAAAGATCAGCAACAATTCAACATCAGCTACACAGGATTCTTAAAGATATTGAAGAACATGCTGAGTTTATGTCTATAAGAGTTGAAGACATTATTAACAACTTGAAAGAAATTGAACTTGGCAATCTGTAG
- the LOC110613077 gene encoding calmodulin-like protein 3, with product MDSMELTRVFQMFDRNGDGRISKKELNDSLENLGIFIPDPELTQMIQNIDVNGDGCVDIDEFGALYRSIMDERDEEEEEDMKEAFKVFDQNGDGFITVDELRSVLAALGLKQGRTLEDCKTMIMKVDVDGDGMVNFKEFKQMMKGCGFSALG from the coding sequence ATGGATTCAATGGAGCTCACTCGCGTCTTCCAGATGTTTGATAGAAATGGTGATGGGCGAATAAGCAAGAAAGAGTTGAATGACTCGTTGGAGAATCTGGGTATCTTTATCCCTGATCCAGAGTTAACCCAGATGATTCAAAATATAGATGTTAATGGAGATGGGTGTGTTGATATCGATGAGTTTGGTGCTTTGTATCGATCGATTATGGATGAGCGAGAcgaggaagaagaggaggacATGAAGGAAGCCTTCAAGGTGTTTGATCAAAATGGTGATGGGTTTATTACTGTTGATGAATTGAGATCTGTGCTTGCTGCTCTTGGGCTTAAGCAAGGGAGGACTTTAGAGGATTGCAAGACAATGATCATGAAGGTTGATGTTGATGGCGATGGAATGGTGAATTTTAAGGAGTTTAAGCAAATGATGAAAGGATGTGGTTTCAGTGCTTTGGGTTAA